Proteins from a single region of Acinonyx jubatus isolate Ajub_Pintada_27869175 chromosome D3, VMU_Ajub_asm_v1.0, whole genome shotgun sequence:
- the ARVCF gene encoding splicing regulator ARVCF isoform X2 — translation MEDCNVHSAASILASVKEQEARFERLTRALEQERRHVALQLERAQQPGVGSGGVGSGQPLPMAWQQLVLQEQSPGSQASLATMPEAPEVLEETVTVEEDPGTPTSHVSIVTSEDGTTRRTETKVTKTVKTVTTRTVRQVPVGPDGLPLLDGGPPLGPFADGPLDRHFLLRGGGPAATLSRAYLSSGGSFTDGTEPRDVPSYGSLSRGLGVRPPRGPLGPGPVDGCFTLPGRREAFPAGPEPVPPAGRSQPERFQAEPYGLEDDTRSLAADDEGGPELEPDYGTATRRRPECGRGFRTRAYEDVADDSGELMEERPPFPAVTAPLAQPERGSLGSLDRVVRRSPSVDSARKEPRWRDPELPEVLAMLRHPVDPVKANAAAYLQHLCFENEGIKRRVRQLRGLPLLVALLDHPRAEVRRRACGALRNLSYGRDTDNKAAIRDCGGVPALVRLLRAARDNEVRELVTGTLWNLSSYEPLKMVIIDHGLQTLTHEVIVPHSGWEREPNEDSKPRDAEWTTVFKNTSGCLRNVSSDGAEARRRLRECEGLVDALLHALQSAVGRKDTDNKSVENCVCIMRNLSYHVHKEVPGADRYQEAEPGPPGGTAGSQCRKRDDAGCFGGKKAKGKKDGEMDRNFDTLDLPKRTEAAKGFELLYQPEVVRLYLSLLTESRNFNTLEAAAGALQNLSAGNWMWATYIRATVRKERGLPVLVELLQSETDKVVRAVAIALRNLSLDRRNKDLIGSYAMAELVRNVRNAQAPARPGARLEEDTVVAVLNTIHEIVSDSLDNARSLLQARGIPALVALGATSQSVREAKAASHVLQTVWSYKELRGALQKDGWTKARFQSATATAKGPKGAPSPGGFDDSTLPLVDRSLDGEKPGSRDVIPMEALGPDGYSTVDRRERRARGSDPAGEASEKEPLKPDPGRKAPPGPSRPAVRLVDAMGDAKPQPVDSWV, via the exons GAACAGAGCCCGGGCAGCCAAGCCTCGCTGGCCACAATGCCAGAGGCGCCCGAGGTGCTGGAGGAGACTGTGACGGTAGAGGAGGACCCTGGTACACCTACTTCTCACGTGTCCATTGTCACATCAGAAGATGGTACTACCCGGCGCACTGAGACCAAG GTCACCAAGACGGTCAAGACGGTGACCACGAGAACAGTGCGCCAAGTGCCTGTAGGCCCAGATGGCCTCCCCCTGCTGGACGGCGGCCCCCCACTAGGCCCCTTCGCAGATGGCCCCCTGGACCGGCACTTCCTGCTACGTGGGGGTGGCCCAGCAGCCACGCTTTCCCGTGCCTACCTCAGCAGTGGGGGCAGCTTTACCGACGGCACTGAGCCCCGTGATGTCCCCAGCTACGGCAGTCTATCCCGTGGGCTGGGTGTGCGGCCCCCACGTGGCCCCCTTGGCCCAGGCCCTGTGGATGGTTGCTTCACACTGCCTGGCCGACGTGAGGCCTTCCCTGCAGGCCCTGAGCCTGTGCCGCCAGCCGGCCGCTCCCAGCCCGAGCGCTTTCAGGCGGAACCATATGGTTTGGAGGATGACACACGCAGCCTGGCTGCCGATGACGAGGGTGGCCCGGAGCTGGAGCCTGACTATGGCACTGCCACTAGGAGGAGGCCTGAGTGTGGGCGTGGCTTTCGCACCAG GGCCTATGAGGATGTGGCAGATGATAGCGGTGAGCTGATGGAGGAGCGGCCCCCGTTTCCAGCTGTGACAGCACCCCTGGCCCAGCCAGAACGGGGCAGCCTGGGTAGCCTGGACCGGGTGGTACGGCGGTCGCCCTCAGTGGACAGCGCCCGTAAGGAGCCACGTTGGCGGGACCCTGAGCTGCCAGAGGTACTGGCCATGCTGCGGCACCCCGTGGATCCCGTGAAAGCCAACGCGGCTGCCTATCTGCAACACCTGTGCTTTGAGAACGAGGGCATCAAGCGACGTGTGCGGCAGCTGCGGGGCCTGCCTCTGCTCGTCGCTCTGCTGGACCACCCAAGGGCAGAGGTGCGGCGGCGGGCCTGTGGGGCACTGCGAAACCTTTCCTATGGCCGAGATACAGACAACAAGGCTGCCATCCGCGACTGTGGCGGTGTGCCTGCCCTGGTGCGCCTACTGCGGGCTGCCCGGGACAATGAGGTTCGAGAGCTCGTCACAG GTACACTCTGGAACCTGTCATCCTATGAGCCCCTGAAGATGGTCATCATTGATCACGGCCTGCAGACACTAACCCATGAGGTCATTGTGCCCCACTCGGGCTGGGAACGTGAGCCCAACGAGGATTCCAAGCCAAGGGATGCCGAGTGGACAACAGTCTTCAAGAACACATCAGGCTGCTTGAg GAACGTGAGTTCGGATGGTGCAGAGGCCCGGCGCCGCCTCCGGGAATGTGAAGGGCTGGTAGATGCCCTGCTGCACGCCTTGCAGTCAGCTGTGGGCAGGAAGGACACGGACAACAAG tCGGTGGAGAACTGTGTGTGTATCATGCGGAACCTGTCCTACCATGTGCACAAGGAGGTGCCTGGGGCCGACAGGTACCAGGAGGCTGAGCCTGGGCCCCCAGGCGGTACTGCAGGCTCCCAGTGCCGGAAGCGGGATGACGCTGGCTGTTTCGGTGGCAAGAAGGCCAAAG GGAAGAAGGATGGTGAGATGGACCGGAACTTTGACACGCTAGACCTACCCAAGCGAACTGAGGCTGCCAAAG GCTTTGAGCTGCTGTATCAGCCCGAGGTGGTAcgtctctacctctccctcctcACGGAGAGCCGGAACTTTAACACCCTGGAGGCTGCCGCTGGCGCCCTGCAGAACCTCAGCGCTGGCAACTGGATG TGGGCCACGTACATCCGCGCCACGGTGCGCAAGGAGCGTGGGCTTCCGGTGCTCGTGGAGCTGCTGCAGTCCGAGACTGACAAGGTGGTGCGCGCTGTTGCCATTGCCCTGCGCAACCTCTCGCTGGACCGGCGCAACAAGGACCTCATTG GGAGCTATGCCATGGCGGAGCTGGTGCGGAACGTGCGCAATGCACAGGCTCCGGCGCGACCTGGTGCCCGCCTGGAGGAGGACACGGTGGTGGCTGTGCTCAACACCATCCACGAGATCGTGTCCGACAGCCTGGACAACGCACGCTCACTACTACAGGCCCGAGGCATTCCAGCGCTGGTGGCACTTGGCGCTACCAG CCAATCAGTACGTGAGGCGAAGGCCGCATCCCACGTGCTACAGACTGTATGGAGCTACAAGGAGCTGCGTGGTGCCCTACAGAAAGACGGCTGGACCAAGGCGCGCTTCCAG TCAGCCACTGCTACTGCCAAGGGACCCAAAGGAGCACCAAGTCCTGGAGGCTTTGACGACAGCACGCTGCCACTGGTGGACAGGAGCCTTG ATGGTGAGAAACCGGGCAGCCGGGACGTGATTCCCATGGAGGCACTTGGCCCAG ATGGATACTCTACTGTGGACCGGAGGGAGCGGAGGGCTCGAGGCAGTGACCCTGCGGGGGAGGCCTCTGAGAAGGAACCGTTGAAA CCCGACCCCGGCAGGAAGGCTCCGCCTGGGCCCAGCAGGCCTGCGGTCAGGCTGGTGGACGCCATGGGGGACGCTAAGCCTCAGCCCGTTGACTCCTGGGTCTAG
- the ARVCF gene encoding splicing regulator ARVCF isoform X9 has protein sequence MEDCNVHSAASILASVKEQEARFERLTRALEQERRHVALQLERAQQPGVGSGGVGSGQPLPMAWQQLVLQEQSPGSQASLATMPEAPEVLEETVTVEEDPGTPTSHVSIVTSEDGTTRRTETKVTKTVKTVTTRTVRQVPVGPDGLPLLDGGPPLGPFADGPLDRHFLLRGGGPAATLSRAYLSSGGSFTDGTEPRDVPSYGSLSRGLGVRPPRGPLGPGPVDGCFTLPGRREAFPAGPEPVPPAGRSQPERFQAEPYGLEDDTRSLAADDEGGPELEPDYGTATRRRPECGRGFRTRAYEDVADDSGELMEERPPFPAVTAPLAQPERGSLGSLDRVVRRSPSVDSARKEPRWRDPELPEVLAMLRHPVDPVKANAAAYLQHLCFENEGIKRRVRQLRGLPLLVALLDHPRAEVRRRACGALRNLSYGRDTDNKAAIRDCGGVPALVRLLRAARDNEVRELVTGKKDGEMDRNFDTLDLPKRTEAAKGFELLYQPEVVRLYLSLLTESRNFNTLEAAAGALQNLSAGNWMWATYIRATVRKERGLPVLVELLQSETDKVVRAVAIALRNLSLDRRNKDLIGSYAMAELVRNVRNAQAPARPGARLEEDTVVAVLNTIHEIVSDSLDNARSLLQARGIPALVALGATSQSVREAKAASHVLQTVWSYKELRGALQKDGWTKARFQSATATAKGPKGAPSPGGFDDSTLPLVDRSLDGEKPGSRDVIPMEALGPDGYSTVDRRERRARGSDPAGEASEKEPLKPDPGRKAPPGPSRPAVRLVDAMGDAKPQPVDSWV, from the exons GAACAGAGCCCGGGCAGCCAAGCCTCGCTGGCCACAATGCCAGAGGCGCCCGAGGTGCTGGAGGAGACTGTGACGGTAGAGGAGGACCCTGGTACACCTACTTCTCACGTGTCCATTGTCACATCAGAAGATGGTACTACCCGGCGCACTGAGACCAAG GTCACCAAGACGGTCAAGACGGTGACCACGAGAACAGTGCGCCAAGTGCCTGTAGGCCCAGATGGCCTCCCCCTGCTGGACGGCGGCCCCCCACTAGGCCCCTTCGCAGATGGCCCCCTGGACCGGCACTTCCTGCTACGTGGGGGTGGCCCAGCAGCCACGCTTTCCCGTGCCTACCTCAGCAGTGGGGGCAGCTTTACCGACGGCACTGAGCCCCGTGATGTCCCCAGCTACGGCAGTCTATCCCGTGGGCTGGGTGTGCGGCCCCCACGTGGCCCCCTTGGCCCAGGCCCTGTGGATGGTTGCTTCACACTGCCTGGCCGACGTGAGGCCTTCCCTGCAGGCCCTGAGCCTGTGCCGCCAGCCGGCCGCTCCCAGCCCGAGCGCTTTCAGGCGGAACCATATGGTTTGGAGGATGACACACGCAGCCTGGCTGCCGATGACGAGGGTGGCCCGGAGCTGGAGCCTGACTATGGCACTGCCACTAGGAGGAGGCCTGAGTGTGGGCGTGGCTTTCGCACCAG GGCCTATGAGGATGTGGCAGATGATAGCGGTGAGCTGATGGAGGAGCGGCCCCCGTTTCCAGCTGTGACAGCACCCCTGGCCCAGCCAGAACGGGGCAGCCTGGGTAGCCTGGACCGGGTGGTACGGCGGTCGCCCTCAGTGGACAGCGCCCGTAAGGAGCCACGTTGGCGGGACCCTGAGCTGCCAGAGGTACTGGCCATGCTGCGGCACCCCGTGGATCCCGTGAAAGCCAACGCGGCTGCCTATCTGCAACACCTGTGCTTTGAGAACGAGGGCATCAAGCGACGTGTGCGGCAGCTGCGGGGCCTGCCTCTGCTCGTCGCTCTGCTGGACCACCCAAGGGCAGAGGTGCGGCGGCGGGCCTGTGGGGCACTGCGAAACCTTTCCTATGGCCGAGATACAGACAACAAGGCTGCCATCCGCGACTGTGGCGGTGTGCCTGCCCTGGTGCGCCTACTGCGGGCTGCCCGGGACAATGAGGTTCGAGAGCTCGTCACAG GGAAGAAGGATGGTGAGATGGACCGGAACTTTGACACGCTAGACCTACCCAAGCGAACTGAGGCTGCCAAAG GCTTTGAGCTGCTGTATCAGCCCGAGGTGGTAcgtctctacctctccctcctcACGGAGAGCCGGAACTTTAACACCCTGGAGGCTGCCGCTGGCGCCCTGCAGAACCTCAGCGCTGGCAACTGGATG TGGGCCACGTACATCCGCGCCACGGTGCGCAAGGAGCGTGGGCTTCCGGTGCTCGTGGAGCTGCTGCAGTCCGAGACTGACAAGGTGGTGCGCGCTGTTGCCATTGCCCTGCGCAACCTCTCGCTGGACCGGCGCAACAAGGACCTCATTG GGAGCTATGCCATGGCGGAGCTGGTGCGGAACGTGCGCAATGCACAGGCTCCGGCGCGACCTGGTGCCCGCCTGGAGGAGGACACGGTGGTGGCTGTGCTCAACACCATCCACGAGATCGTGTCCGACAGCCTGGACAACGCACGCTCACTACTACAGGCCCGAGGCATTCCAGCGCTGGTGGCACTTGGCGCTACCAG CCAATCAGTACGTGAGGCGAAGGCCGCATCCCACGTGCTACAGACTGTATGGAGCTACAAGGAGCTGCGTGGTGCCCTACAGAAAGACGGCTGGACCAAGGCGCGCTTCCAG TCAGCCACTGCTACTGCCAAGGGACCCAAAGGAGCACCAAGTCCTGGAGGCTTTGACGACAGCACGCTGCCACTGGTGGACAGGAGCCTTG ATGGTGAGAAACCGGGCAGCCGGGACGTGATTCCCATGGAGGCACTTGGCCCAG ATGGATACTCTACTGTGGACCGGAGGGAGCGGAGGGCTCGAGGCAGTGACCCTGCGGGGGAGGCCTCTGAGAAGGAACCGTTGAAA CCCGACCCCGGCAGGAAGGCTCCGCCTGGGCCCAGCAGGCCTGCGGTCAGGCTGGTGGACGCCATGGGGGACGCTAAGCCTCAGCCCGTTGACTCCTGGGTCTAG
- the ARVCF gene encoding splicing regulator ARVCF isoform X5, producing the protein MEDCNVHSAASILASVKEQEARFERLTRALEQERRHVALQLERAQQPGVGSGGVGSGQPLPMAWQQLVLQEQSPGSQASLATMPEAPEVLEETVTVEEDPGTPTSHVSIVTSEDGTTRRTETKVTKTVKTVTTRTVRQVPVGPDGLPLLDGGPPLGPFADGPLDRHFLLRGGGPAATLSRAYLSSGGSFTDGTEPRDVPSYGSLSRGLGVRPPRGPLGPGPVDGCFTLPGRREAFPAGPEPVPPAGRSQPERFQAEPYGLEDDTRSLAADDEGGPELEPDYGTATRRRPECGRGFRTRAYEDVADDSGELMEERPPFPAVTAPLAQPERGSLGSLDRVVRRSPSVDSARKEPRWRDPELPEVLAMLRHPVDPVKANAAAYLQHLCFENEGIKRRVRQLRGLPLLVALLDHPRAEVRRRACGALRNLSYGRDTDNKAAIRDCGGVPALVRLLRAARDNEVRELVTGTLWNLSSYEPLKMVIIDHGLQTLTHEVIVPHSGWEREPNEDSKPRDAEWTTVFKNTSGCLRNVSSDGAEARRRLRECEGLVDALLHALQSAVGRKDTDNKSVENCVCIMRNLSYHVHKEVPGADRYQEAEPGPPGGTAGSQCRKRDDAGCFGGKKAKEEWFHQGKKDGEMDRNFDTLDLPKRTEAAKGFELLYQPEVVRLYLSLLTESRNFNTLEAAAGALQNLSAGNWMWATYIRATVRKERGLPVLVELLQSETDKVVRAVAIALRNLSLDRRNKDLIGSYAMAELVRNVRNAQAPARPGARLEEDTVVAVLNTIHEIVSDSLDNARSLLQARGIPALVALGATSQSVREAKAASHVLQTVWSYKELRGALQKDGWTKARFQSATATAKGPKGAPSPGGFDDSTLPLVDRSLDGEKPGSRDVIPMEALGPDGYSTVDRRERRARGSDPAGEASEKEPLKMILG; encoded by the exons GAACAGAGCCCGGGCAGCCAAGCCTCGCTGGCCACAATGCCAGAGGCGCCCGAGGTGCTGGAGGAGACTGTGACGGTAGAGGAGGACCCTGGTACACCTACTTCTCACGTGTCCATTGTCACATCAGAAGATGGTACTACCCGGCGCACTGAGACCAAG GTCACCAAGACGGTCAAGACGGTGACCACGAGAACAGTGCGCCAAGTGCCTGTAGGCCCAGATGGCCTCCCCCTGCTGGACGGCGGCCCCCCACTAGGCCCCTTCGCAGATGGCCCCCTGGACCGGCACTTCCTGCTACGTGGGGGTGGCCCAGCAGCCACGCTTTCCCGTGCCTACCTCAGCAGTGGGGGCAGCTTTACCGACGGCACTGAGCCCCGTGATGTCCCCAGCTACGGCAGTCTATCCCGTGGGCTGGGTGTGCGGCCCCCACGTGGCCCCCTTGGCCCAGGCCCTGTGGATGGTTGCTTCACACTGCCTGGCCGACGTGAGGCCTTCCCTGCAGGCCCTGAGCCTGTGCCGCCAGCCGGCCGCTCCCAGCCCGAGCGCTTTCAGGCGGAACCATATGGTTTGGAGGATGACACACGCAGCCTGGCTGCCGATGACGAGGGTGGCCCGGAGCTGGAGCCTGACTATGGCACTGCCACTAGGAGGAGGCCTGAGTGTGGGCGTGGCTTTCGCACCAG GGCCTATGAGGATGTGGCAGATGATAGCGGTGAGCTGATGGAGGAGCGGCCCCCGTTTCCAGCTGTGACAGCACCCCTGGCCCAGCCAGAACGGGGCAGCCTGGGTAGCCTGGACCGGGTGGTACGGCGGTCGCCCTCAGTGGACAGCGCCCGTAAGGAGCCACGTTGGCGGGACCCTGAGCTGCCAGAGGTACTGGCCATGCTGCGGCACCCCGTGGATCCCGTGAAAGCCAACGCGGCTGCCTATCTGCAACACCTGTGCTTTGAGAACGAGGGCATCAAGCGACGTGTGCGGCAGCTGCGGGGCCTGCCTCTGCTCGTCGCTCTGCTGGACCACCCAAGGGCAGAGGTGCGGCGGCGGGCCTGTGGGGCACTGCGAAACCTTTCCTATGGCCGAGATACAGACAACAAGGCTGCCATCCGCGACTGTGGCGGTGTGCCTGCCCTGGTGCGCCTACTGCGGGCTGCCCGGGACAATGAGGTTCGAGAGCTCGTCACAG GTACACTCTGGAACCTGTCATCCTATGAGCCCCTGAAGATGGTCATCATTGATCACGGCCTGCAGACACTAACCCATGAGGTCATTGTGCCCCACTCGGGCTGGGAACGTGAGCCCAACGAGGATTCCAAGCCAAGGGATGCCGAGTGGACAACAGTCTTCAAGAACACATCAGGCTGCTTGAg GAACGTGAGTTCGGATGGTGCAGAGGCCCGGCGCCGCCTCCGGGAATGTGAAGGGCTGGTAGATGCCCTGCTGCACGCCTTGCAGTCAGCTGTGGGCAGGAAGGACACGGACAACAAG tCGGTGGAGAACTGTGTGTGTATCATGCGGAACCTGTCCTACCATGTGCACAAGGAGGTGCCTGGGGCCGACAGGTACCAGGAGGCTGAGCCTGGGCCCCCAGGCGGTACTGCAGGCTCCCAGTGCCGGAAGCGGGATGACGCTGGCTGTTTCGGTGGCAAGAAGGCCAAAG AGGAGTGGTTCCATCAAG GGAAGAAGGATGGTGAGATGGACCGGAACTTTGACACGCTAGACCTACCCAAGCGAACTGAGGCTGCCAAAG GCTTTGAGCTGCTGTATCAGCCCGAGGTGGTAcgtctctacctctccctcctcACGGAGAGCCGGAACTTTAACACCCTGGAGGCTGCCGCTGGCGCCCTGCAGAACCTCAGCGCTGGCAACTGGATG TGGGCCACGTACATCCGCGCCACGGTGCGCAAGGAGCGTGGGCTTCCGGTGCTCGTGGAGCTGCTGCAGTCCGAGACTGACAAGGTGGTGCGCGCTGTTGCCATTGCCCTGCGCAACCTCTCGCTGGACCGGCGCAACAAGGACCTCATTG GGAGCTATGCCATGGCGGAGCTGGTGCGGAACGTGCGCAATGCACAGGCTCCGGCGCGACCTGGTGCCCGCCTGGAGGAGGACACGGTGGTGGCTGTGCTCAACACCATCCACGAGATCGTGTCCGACAGCCTGGACAACGCACGCTCACTACTACAGGCCCGAGGCATTCCAGCGCTGGTGGCACTTGGCGCTACCAG CCAATCAGTACGTGAGGCGAAGGCCGCATCCCACGTGCTACAGACTGTATGGAGCTACAAGGAGCTGCGTGGTGCCCTACAGAAAGACGGCTGGACCAAGGCGCGCTTCCAG TCAGCCACTGCTACTGCCAAGGGACCCAAAGGAGCACCAAGTCCTGGAGGCTTTGACGACAGCACGCTGCCACTGGTGGACAGGAGCCTTG ATGGTGAGAAACCGGGCAGCCGGGACGTGATTCCCATGGAGGCACTTGGCCCAG ATGGATACTCTACTGTGGACCGGAGGGAGCGGAGGGCTCGAGGCAGTGACCCTGCGGGGGAGGCCTCTGAGAAGGAACCGTTGAAA
- the ARVCF gene encoding splicing regulator ARVCF isoform X1 produces MEDCNVHSAASILASVKEQEARFERLTRALEQERRHVALQLERAQQPGVGSGGVGSGQPLPMAWQQLVLQEQSPGSQASLATMPEAPEVLEETVTVEEDPGTPTSHVSIVTSEDGTTRRTETKVTKTVKTVTTRTVRQVPVGPDGLPLLDGGPPLGPFADGPLDRHFLLRGGGPAATLSRAYLSSGGSFTDGTEPRDVPSYGSLSRGLGVRPPRGPLGPGPVDGCFTLPGRREAFPAGPEPVPPAGRSQPERFQAEPYGLEDDTRSLAADDEGGPELEPDYGTATRRRPECGRGFRTRAYEDVADDSGELMEERPPFPAVTAPLAQPERGSLGSLDRVVRRSPSVDSARKEPRWRDPELPEVLAMLRHPVDPVKANAAAYLQHLCFENEGIKRRVRQLRGLPLLVALLDHPRAEVRRRACGALRNLSYGRDTDNKAAIRDCGGVPALVRLLRAARDNEVRELVTGTLWNLSSYEPLKMVIIDHGLQTLTHEVIVPHSGWEREPNEDSKPRDAEWTTVFKNTSGCLRNVSSDGAEARRRLRECEGLVDALLHALQSAVGRKDTDNKSVENCVCIMRNLSYHVHKEVPGADRYQEAEPGPPGGTAGSQCRKRDDAGCFGGKKAKEEWFHQGKKDGEMDRNFDTLDLPKRTEAAKGFELLYQPEVVRLYLSLLTESRNFNTLEAAAGALQNLSAGNWMWATYIRATVRKERGLPVLVELLQSETDKVVRAVAIALRNLSLDRRNKDLIGSYAMAELVRNVRNAQAPARPGARLEEDTVVAVLNTIHEIVSDSLDNARSLLQARGIPALVALGATSQSVREAKAASHVLQTVWSYKELRGALQKDGWTKARFQSATATAKGPKGAPSPGGFDDSTLPLVDRSLDGEKPGSRDVIPMEALGPDGYSTVDRRERRARGSDPAGEASEKEPLKPDPGRKAPPGPSRPAVRLVDAMGDAKPQPVDSWV; encoded by the exons GAACAGAGCCCGGGCAGCCAAGCCTCGCTGGCCACAATGCCAGAGGCGCCCGAGGTGCTGGAGGAGACTGTGACGGTAGAGGAGGACCCTGGTACACCTACTTCTCACGTGTCCATTGTCACATCAGAAGATGGTACTACCCGGCGCACTGAGACCAAG GTCACCAAGACGGTCAAGACGGTGACCACGAGAACAGTGCGCCAAGTGCCTGTAGGCCCAGATGGCCTCCCCCTGCTGGACGGCGGCCCCCCACTAGGCCCCTTCGCAGATGGCCCCCTGGACCGGCACTTCCTGCTACGTGGGGGTGGCCCAGCAGCCACGCTTTCCCGTGCCTACCTCAGCAGTGGGGGCAGCTTTACCGACGGCACTGAGCCCCGTGATGTCCCCAGCTACGGCAGTCTATCCCGTGGGCTGGGTGTGCGGCCCCCACGTGGCCCCCTTGGCCCAGGCCCTGTGGATGGTTGCTTCACACTGCCTGGCCGACGTGAGGCCTTCCCTGCAGGCCCTGAGCCTGTGCCGCCAGCCGGCCGCTCCCAGCCCGAGCGCTTTCAGGCGGAACCATATGGTTTGGAGGATGACACACGCAGCCTGGCTGCCGATGACGAGGGTGGCCCGGAGCTGGAGCCTGACTATGGCACTGCCACTAGGAGGAGGCCTGAGTGTGGGCGTGGCTTTCGCACCAG GGCCTATGAGGATGTGGCAGATGATAGCGGTGAGCTGATGGAGGAGCGGCCCCCGTTTCCAGCTGTGACAGCACCCCTGGCCCAGCCAGAACGGGGCAGCCTGGGTAGCCTGGACCGGGTGGTACGGCGGTCGCCCTCAGTGGACAGCGCCCGTAAGGAGCCACGTTGGCGGGACCCTGAGCTGCCAGAGGTACTGGCCATGCTGCGGCACCCCGTGGATCCCGTGAAAGCCAACGCGGCTGCCTATCTGCAACACCTGTGCTTTGAGAACGAGGGCATCAAGCGACGTGTGCGGCAGCTGCGGGGCCTGCCTCTGCTCGTCGCTCTGCTGGACCACCCAAGGGCAGAGGTGCGGCGGCGGGCCTGTGGGGCACTGCGAAACCTTTCCTATGGCCGAGATACAGACAACAAGGCTGCCATCCGCGACTGTGGCGGTGTGCCTGCCCTGGTGCGCCTACTGCGGGCTGCCCGGGACAATGAGGTTCGAGAGCTCGTCACAG GTACACTCTGGAACCTGTCATCCTATGAGCCCCTGAAGATGGTCATCATTGATCACGGCCTGCAGACACTAACCCATGAGGTCATTGTGCCCCACTCGGGCTGGGAACGTGAGCCCAACGAGGATTCCAAGCCAAGGGATGCCGAGTGGACAACAGTCTTCAAGAACACATCAGGCTGCTTGAg GAACGTGAGTTCGGATGGTGCAGAGGCCCGGCGCCGCCTCCGGGAATGTGAAGGGCTGGTAGATGCCCTGCTGCACGCCTTGCAGTCAGCTGTGGGCAGGAAGGACACGGACAACAAG tCGGTGGAGAACTGTGTGTGTATCATGCGGAACCTGTCCTACCATGTGCACAAGGAGGTGCCTGGGGCCGACAGGTACCAGGAGGCTGAGCCTGGGCCCCCAGGCGGTACTGCAGGCTCCCAGTGCCGGAAGCGGGATGACGCTGGCTGTTTCGGTGGCAAGAAGGCCAAAG AGGAGTGGTTCCATCAAG GGAAGAAGGATGGTGAGATGGACCGGAACTTTGACACGCTAGACCTACCCAAGCGAACTGAGGCTGCCAAAG GCTTTGAGCTGCTGTATCAGCCCGAGGTGGTAcgtctctacctctccctcctcACGGAGAGCCGGAACTTTAACACCCTGGAGGCTGCCGCTGGCGCCCTGCAGAACCTCAGCGCTGGCAACTGGATG TGGGCCACGTACATCCGCGCCACGGTGCGCAAGGAGCGTGGGCTTCCGGTGCTCGTGGAGCTGCTGCAGTCCGAGACTGACAAGGTGGTGCGCGCTGTTGCCATTGCCCTGCGCAACCTCTCGCTGGACCGGCGCAACAAGGACCTCATTG GGAGCTATGCCATGGCGGAGCTGGTGCGGAACGTGCGCAATGCACAGGCTCCGGCGCGACCTGGTGCCCGCCTGGAGGAGGACACGGTGGTGGCTGTGCTCAACACCATCCACGAGATCGTGTCCGACAGCCTGGACAACGCACGCTCACTACTACAGGCCCGAGGCATTCCAGCGCTGGTGGCACTTGGCGCTACCAG CCAATCAGTACGTGAGGCGAAGGCCGCATCCCACGTGCTACAGACTGTATGGAGCTACAAGGAGCTGCGTGGTGCCCTACAGAAAGACGGCTGGACCAAGGCGCGCTTCCAG TCAGCCACTGCTACTGCCAAGGGACCCAAAGGAGCACCAAGTCCTGGAGGCTTTGACGACAGCACGCTGCCACTGGTGGACAGGAGCCTTG ATGGTGAGAAACCGGGCAGCCGGGACGTGATTCCCATGGAGGCACTTGGCCCAG ATGGATACTCTACTGTGGACCGGAGGGAGCGGAGGGCTCGAGGCAGTGACCCTGCGGGGGAGGCCTCTGAGAAGGAACCGTTGAAA CCCGACCCCGGCAGGAAGGCTCCGCCTGGGCCCAGCAGGCCTGCGGTCAGGCTGGTGGACGCCATGGGGGACGCTAAGCCTCAGCCCGTTGACTCCTGGGTCTAG